The following DNA comes from Magnolia sinica isolate HGM2019 chromosome 18, MsV1, whole genome shotgun sequence.
cggtgggtcacctAGGTTATGAGATTAAGAGCTTGAAGTTAGGGTCGACAGCAAGAACTTGCTGCAGCACCCCCGATTACCAGCCAGCTAGGTGGTGCCAAATGTTGGCTGGTGTGAACATGATACATCCGTTCTATCCCATTCATCTTGGCATCTTAGGggaggcaaattcaaatctcaagtagacctcaTGGTAGAGAATAACGTGAGTGAGCCTTTGCCATTGAAAACGCCATgtaagtttcagatcaagttggcatttgtgttttctcttcattaagGCTTGCGTGGCCTTATCTAAagggtggatgacaaataagcactACAGTGGACCTTTagtaagattttaatggtggacattcagttAACacggcgtggtccacctgagacttggatttactttaattttagaattatggcataaagtgagctgataaaatggatgaacggcatggataaaacagatgcaTCATTTTAGAGTCgagatagctttgataccacctaGCTGGCTGGTGCCCAAACCGCGTCCAGGCAATCCGCAGCCTTTCTCACCGTGGGTCCACGTGGCACATTCTTATTTGTAGTTTGAAGTTGGTCCAGCGTCTGAGGACAATGGCGGCGAGGCGCGCGCGCAAGCTGCAAACCGTATTCCTGAAAAGTCATACTTGCTATAAATTAGGGCACGGTTCCCTCTGGATTTTTTCGAATGCATCTGCAgcagcaaaaagaaaaagaaattgaagaTAGAGTAGAGATGAAGGGCGGGAGGACAAAGACGGAAGCGGCGCCGACGCCGACACCTCCCTCTCCAAAGCAAGAGGACGATAATGGGGTGGccgaggaagatgaggaggaggaagaagaagaggatgaagagGAAGGAGGAGAAGGAGAGGACAAAGAATCGGAGGATCGGCCAAAGCTCGACGATGGGTTTTACGAGATTGAAGATGTGAGGAAAAAGAGGGTTCGCAAGGTATCTGAAAAGAACCACTacctttctttcattctttctttctgtGGTTGTCTTCTCTACAGCGTTGCTACTGCCTAATGCTCTGTCtctaataattattatttttcttttctttgtcggGTAAAAGGGTCGACTCCAGTATCTTATTAAATGGTGAGGAACTGAACTCTTCTTCCAAATGCCCCTCATCTGTTTCCACTCCCAAGTGACATTGCCCTCTTATTCTGCTGCTTTCTTTTTGTTACAGGCGTGGCTGGCCAGAGACTGCAAACACCTGGGAACCTGTCCAGAATCTCCAATCCTGCGCTGATATTATTGAAGCCTTTGAAGAAAGGTTtcctccctcaccctctctctccctccctctctctctatctgcttACCTTCTTTGCACATTTTCTTTCACTGTTTAGATGGATGAACCAGCTTCCTATTCTGCCTTTTTCTTTCTGGTTTCAAGCTTACGAGCCTCCAAATCCTCTCGGAAGCGTAAGCGCAAGTATGGGGGTCCTCATATTCAACCCAAGAAGAAACGCACCAGTGGCAAGCTTGATGGGGATTCTCTGCTCCCACCCACTCTAGAAAGACCCAATCCTGCAAATGGAATTGGGCCAGATAATACTGCAGATGATAAAACCGAAGGTGAAGGGGATGGTGTGGAGGAGCATGGAAATAGTGGTAGTAAGGCGGAACAACCTGAGCAGCCAACAGAGAATGGATCTGCCGGTGGCCTGCAACACGgggaaaggaaaacagaaaatcaAGACAATGCTAATCGAGGTGAACTCCAGCGAACAGGCTGTACTGAGGAGAACTCTGGGAACATTTCAATCCTTTTCCCTGATAGCAGGCCTTCAGAAGAAGATGTTTCTACAGATGGGCATTCAAAGATTGAATGCATGCAACTTGCTCAAAGCAGTCGTTTCACTGGAGCCAAGAAGAGGAAATCTGGTTCTGTGAGGAGGTTTAAACAGGATCTGGCTGCAGGTGATCCCGAGGAGGCTCAGAATGCAGCTGCAAGGAGTGCAATTGACTCTCGTGATAAGTGTGACTTATTGGGGATCGAAGATGTTGAATCAGTGGGGGATGAAGCAGGCGATAGAAACAAGCTTGATGATTGCACAAATCCACCTTTTATTACCAAGCTCATCAAGCCTATTGGTTACTCTGCTTCCGTATCCAACAATGTACAAGATGTGTCAGTAACATTCACGGCTTTGAGGTGCAAATGATCTTCTCCAGCTTCTAGTATTTTTCATTGTTTGAATAACATATATTCTGAAAAATAGGTTTAACATCCCCCCCCCTCCcccaccgaaaaaaaaaaaaaaaaagaatgaatgaaaaaaagatATGGGTTCCCATTCTTGCATTAGTAAGCTTCGCTGGGCTTGAAATTTCTGTGCAAATTGCTCATTTCTTTAGTTGGTATTTGTCTAAGAATGTAGCCAACTGCCACTGCCAACTAATGGTAGCAATTCAGTGCTAGACAACTTGGTATGTATTTTTGTTTTGGCATCTTTTCAATGTTTTAACTtttaccttgatagtggatggtGTAAATTGCATTGGCTAGAGTGGTAGGGAAAGGGTACATTGAACATAGTAGCTGATAGGTGCCTATACACATCTAATGCCACCTTCTCTAACACCATTATATGAAGATCATTGAAGGGTAAACTGCACAACCTCAACTTTCTGCTAAACAAGATATTAGTCAGACTGAATATGGCATGACCATGAAACATCATGTTTAAGGAACGTGTCTTCTCCAATATGCATTGGAACTAAAATCCCAAAAACCTTGAGGCTTTTGTCTAGGTTTCAAGCCAGGGAAAGTCTCCTCTTGTTGTGTCTTTGAATCTAGTTATGCATCAACTTCTTCTCTTCATCAAACCTTGCTGTAGCAAACTATGGAGGACTAGATTCACTTGAATAATATAGTTGGGTATGTTCCAGTTTGGAAATCTAAAGTGCACTTGATTTTATTAATGTAAAACACAAGCTTACTACCTTTTTTGTTTGGTGGGTTCTCCGATGTTTGAGTGGATGCATAATTCACCCCAACCAATCAGTTAGTTGGATCAAGAGTTGGCTTGTACCTTGGACTCTCCTAGACATTAGACTTTTTTACAATGAACAAGAAAACTAGAAGTTGGGGTGCTATTGCAGATCGTGTTGAGGATAACTTTGGATGTCGTGAGCTTGGGGAGCATATTGTGGCAGAGTTTTTATGTGGGAGGGTTGCGACCCTTCACTGGTCAACCCGTTTCCCTCTATAGGTTCCAGAGTTAGTTGGATGGATACAGATCAAGTTTGCATGTTCCCTCTATTTTAGGCGATGGTTGTTACTAGTTGTGAAATGCATGTCATTGATAGGCTATATTTGGGGTTGTGTCGCAGCCCAGATGTCACTGGCGATACACTGTGCGGCATGGTTTGTGCCTTGGGCTTTATTTTGTTGAGGTCTATGCTGGATTGCTTGATTTCGTGCTATTTTTCCTTCCATGTTTTCACTTGATATGAGGACATTCCTGGTTCGCTGTTTTTTTTATGATTAATGCAAATttatttaagaaaaataaataaatgatacaACATAAAAAAACATAAATGTAAATCTATTCCTGGTGTACCGTTGAACCTTCATATTGCTTTGAATGATGTGGAAGATGGATGGAAGAATTTATTTATGTTGCagacaatgttgtcaaaattgttatcgtTTTGCAAATCATAATAGAGGTTGAATTGTATTGAAttgtaaatcgtaagattttttctaactgttaaaaaaaaaaaaaaagggaagaagaagaagaagaagaagaagaagtcaaaacatcagaaaaaataaaagtaaatccgaaaaaaaactcatcaatcattcATTTCCCACCAACACGTACCCAAAAAGTAATACATATCTTGATATTTTCAATTGGGAACATGCATATGGTATACACATATCATGATAGTAAAGGTTTCTTGTCTTTTTTCTCAGTTTTCTTTTTTGGTCTTTCAGAAAAATTAACTTAAAAAACATACAACAGTCCTTTAATAATTTGATTCTTTTGTACCTTTTTGAAGTATATAATCTTGTTAGAAAAATACGGCATTTGATTCCATGTGGTGAATAAAAATATCTTGATTTCTTTGTGTACGTTGGTATAGAAAAGAGAAAAGTAgaataaaagattaaaagaagagaaaaaggagagaagcaGCTTGAGAAAAGGGAATTAAGCTAGGGCTCACATTCCCATTTTcctcttatattattttataaaatagaTGAAATTACAAAAGTGGCCTTAAGTAAATAAAAGCAAAAAAGCTGAAAATATCCCTTACGCAAAAACTATTTCCTGACACATCCCAAGATAAGTAAGTGAGCCATAGGCTCATAGCCACTACtgttaacactccccctcaagttggagcatagataacTTGCATGTCCAGCTTGGAGATTAGTTTTTTGAACTGAGATTTTTCTAAGAGCCTTGGTGAATAAATTTGCAACTTGATTGTGAGAAGAAATATAAGGTGTGTGGATCTTTCATTGAGATATCTTATCCTGAATGAAATGACAACCAACCTTTATATGTTTCGTTCTCATATGAAACATCGGATTATTGGAAATATGTATCGCAACTTGATTATTGCAGTGTAAAGACATTGAAACATGAAGTCCGAATCCCAATTCTTCAAGAATAAACTTTAACCATATAAGTTCACAAGTTGTATGCGCCATTGTCTTGTATTCAACTTCAACACTTGATCTGGCAACTGCATTCTGTTTCTTACTTTTCCAAATAACCACATTACCACCTAGGAAGGTGTAGTAACTCATAGTTGACCTTCTATCACATCTCAACCTTGCACAATCTGCATATGAATAACCAATTACTTGGAGATGGCCATGCTTTATATAAAATACCCTTCCCAAATGAACATTTCAAATACCCGAGGATTCTTGTAACTGCTGCAAGATGTGATGTCCCCAGATTTTGAATGAACTGGCTCACCACATTGACGAGGAATGCAATATGAGGCCTGGTGAAGGTCAAATAAATGAGCTTGCCAACTAGTCTCCTGTACATGCCAGTCTTCTGAcacttctccttcttcaagttcaagcttaagGTAAAGGTCCATTGGTGTATCAACCAGTCTAGCACCCAACATACTTGTCTCTTCCAACTAGTCACGGACATATTTTCTTCgacatccattttctttaacaaCATTGCTTCTTACCATGTGTGAAAAGCATACAAATGTCTGATTCCTCTTTTGTGGTATGTCAGAGAGATGCGTTCAATGGTGATAGAGAGAATCCCTATAGACAATTGTCCTTCATACTCTCTCTTACTAGAGGTGTGAATTAATGGTTTATGGTGTGTGACTCTAGGCAGTgctcgaaatatcggtatcgcgttacgtatcgtatccttgggatacaaatacgtatcggttatcgcacgggatatatagtttgtatcgggtaatttattgtAAATTTTGTGAAACATGGccaaacattgggaaaatgattgaatttttcaatgaaacttcagggattgttaaaaaaagaccttaacatactttaaatcataacatctcaaaaagaaGTGCACGTAATATGTttcatttgtatagggtcctaagctttgcgttgtttgactgaactaatgcagctatattcaaattgaatgcatatcatttagaatgtatgtgatgatcttttcatcaaacacttctaaatactttgaaattagtctcaattgatagctggttgaagggaaatttcgaaaaaaaataaatatattttaaaattttaaatatgtatttttattttttttgaaaattgacaatgacttaacaaatcaatagatcaaccctcatacatgcctgatttcatgtttggaatgcaacattgcaatcaatttgggagaaattgggccAAATTTGAATtgtccccaaatcggaccacctatactcaaattttgaaattagactggatgtgatgatcatttcatgaaatactcctaaatacttcgaaattagtctcaattgacagctggttgaaggaaaattctgaaaaaaatagggagaatgaagaaccaatggatattgaaatcaaagctctaattccatgatttttcaagcaaaacatgaagaaccaatggatttataaccatttgacattgatttaacataatttcaagaaaaaaaggggatcgaaaattgaaagtgctcatcggatcgaacctgtgggatatatcggcactacctatgcatttcgtatcACGCAAGTGGGATacacgatatatcggccgatattgtcgatatttaaaacattgactcTATGAATGTACTGTTCCCACCAAATCAATACCTCTCTTAAAGATGGAGATTTCAGCACTTATTCATAAGAGTGCATTTTGTAATTTGTGACTTTTATCTAATTCGTTAGAACTTTGTTTACATGACTTTTGGCTACATTTAGTTATAATCTAGACATGCAAATGGGGATGCAAATAGCTTAGGCAGAAGTGAAGTGAGAAGGGACTCTCTGATTGTAGGA
Coding sequences within:
- the LOC131232508 gene encoding chromo domain-containing protein LHP1 → MHLQQQKEKEIEDRVEMKGGRTKTEAAPTPTPPSPKQEDDNGVAEEDEEEEEEEDEEEGGEGEDKESEDRPKLDDGFYEIEDVRKKRVRKGRLQYLIKWRGWPETANTWEPVQNLQSCADIIEAFEESLRASKSSRKRKRKYGGPHIQPKKKRTSGKLDGDSLLPPTLERPNPANGIGPDNTADDKTEGEGDGVEEHGNSGSKAEQPEQPTENGSAGGLQHGERKTENQDNANRGELQRTGCTEENSGNISILFPDSRPSEEDVSTDGHSKIECMQLAQSSRFTGAKKRKSGSVRRFKQDLAAGDPEEAQNAAARSAIDSRDKCDLLGIEDVESVGDEAGDRNKLDDCTNPPFITKLIKPIGYSASVSNNVQDVSVTFTALRSDGKEVVVDNKFLKANNPLLLIGFYEQHLRYSPPI